One Nostoc punctiforme PCC 73102 DNA window includes the following coding sequences:
- a CDS encoding isoaspartyl peptidase/L-asparaginase family protein: MIPTIIVHGGAKTITDDKVTANNAGCTAAAEAGWAVLISGGTAAEAVEAATRVLEADPTFNAGLGATLNSDGEVELDAAIMEGSLSWGAIAAVQGVRHPISVARKIMDDKPRLLVARGGERFAIDCGAEMCKKEDLIAEEQWQQWKEDREVIDRPNTIGCVALDASGVLAAGTSTGGTTKQQQGRVGDTALVGCGLYADNKFGACSTTGDGESIIPVVLAKTAIDFLSGDRHPDEAAQMAIDALVSKVKGEAGCILIDRQGRVGWAYNSSHMACAYMTAGQDKVAAFTKK, from the coding sequence ATGATACCGACCATCATTGTTCACGGTGGAGCAAAAACCATCACAGACGACAAAGTTACAGCCAATAATGCAGGCTGTACAGCAGCAGCAGAAGCTGGTTGGGCAGTGCTAATTAGCGGAGGTACTGCCGCAGAAGCTGTGGAAGCAGCTACCCGTGTTTTGGAAGCTGACCCGACATTTAACGCTGGTCTTGGTGCAACTCTTAACAGCGACGGAGAGGTGGAGTTAGACGCGGCGATCATGGAAGGCTCTTTAAGTTGGGGAGCGATCGCAGCAGTTCAGGGTGTACGTCATCCAATCTCGGTTGCCCGAAAAATTATGGATGATAAACCCAGATTACTAGTAGCGCGGGGTGGAGAACGCTTTGCCATAGATTGTGGTGCCGAAATGTGTAAAAAAGAAGACCTAATAGCTGAGGAGCAATGGCAGCAGTGGAAAGAAGATCGAGAAGTAATCGATCGCCCTAACACCATAGGTTGTGTTGCTTTGGATGCTAGCGGTGTTTTAGCTGCTGGTACTTCAACTGGCGGGACTACAAAGCAGCAACAAGGTCGCGTCGGTGACACTGCGCTTGTTGGCTGTGGCTTATATGCTGATAATAAATTCGGCGCTTGTTCAACAACAGGTGATGGCGAGTCGATTATCCCGGTGGTTTTAGCTAAAACTGCGATCGATTTTTTGAGTGGAGACCGGCATCCAGATGAAGCCGCACAGATGGCAATTGACGCTTTGGTTTCTAAGGTTAAAGGTGAAGCTGGGTGCATCCTCATAGACCGTCAAGGACGTGTTGGCTGGGCGTATAACTCATCACACATGGCTTGTGCTTATATGACCGCAGGACAAGACAAGGTGGCTGCCTTTACCAAGAAATAA
- a CDS encoding DUF72 domain-containing protein, whose amino-acid sequence MNKLKIGTSGWVYKHWMDIFYPPNLPSDQQLSFYAQHFATVEINFSFYRLPERSVFETWHKQTPSNFLFAVKGSRYLTHMKKLKDPIEPLSRIMERASGLQEKLGPILFQFPHTWHINIERLQPFLELLQTYPKQKFTVEFRHSSWLIPQVYQLLETAGVGLCLPVSPTVPLDICLTAPWTYIRMHSGQWNVGYTDEELSTWVERIRSFLMQEIDVYVYFNNDPDGNAIRDAQRLYCLLGSC is encoded by the coding sequence ATGAATAAACTAAAAATTGGTACTAGTGGTTGGGTTTATAAACATTGGATGGATATTTTCTATCCACCAAATTTACCTAGCGACCAGCAACTATCATTTTACGCCCAACATTTTGCTACTGTAGAAATTAACTTTTCCTTTTATCGTTTGCCAGAACGGTCTGTCTTTGAGACTTGGCACAAGCAAACACCCTCTAACTTTCTCTTTGCTGTTAAAGGTAGCCGCTATCTCACCCACATGAAGAAGTTAAAAGACCCGATAGAGCCACTATCTCGCATAATGGAACGCGCATCTGGACTGCAAGAAAAGCTCGGCCCTATTTTATTTCAATTTCCTCATACTTGGCATATTAATATTGAACGTCTTCAGCCCTTTTTAGAATTGCTGCAAACCTATCCAAAACAAAAATTTACAGTTGAATTTCGTCATTCAAGCTGGCTGATTCCACAAGTTTATCAACTACTAGAAACTGCGGGTGTAGGCCTTTGTCTACCTGTCAGCCCAACAGTTCCCCTTGATATCTGTTTGACTGCCCCTTGGACTTATATCCGTATGCACAGTGGGCAATGGAATGTAGGTTATACCGATGAAGAGCTATCTACATGGGTTGAACGTATCCGTTCATTTCTAATGCAGGAAATTGACGTTTACGTGTATTTCAACAACGACCCCGATGGAAACGCTATTCGTGATGCTCAACGACTCTATTGTTTGCTGGGATCTTGTTGA